From one Phycodurus eques isolate BA_2022a chromosome 6, UOR_Pequ_1.1, whole genome shotgun sequence genomic stretch:
- the wipf2a gene encoding WAS/WASL-interacting protein family member 2: protein MPIPPPPPPPPGPPPPPTFHESNTTPPKLSSSETKGRGALLSDIHKGARLRKVGVVNDRSSPIIEKSGGGGSGPMGMGGLFQGGMPKLRPHGDGSSGGSVGRSALRPPGSRSPAPRPPSGRSASPSPPEHQRSHRPSLPDITRPPNTSSSSSGGGMKHSTSAPPPPPPFNRGGRGNAPPTPNLKVSAASSSAQKPLPPTPSRGLAPSNALKNALASSRPPTSGSSAPPPPPPYRMQTSLSNGPAQTDGGGAPELPQRHNSLTKKHTAQGRNHAPPPPPSPSPSQQVSRPPPPAREPPGRRAAPQAPLSAARNGNRDAPPLPPPYRGHSSAPSEPPGRGVRPPHPPSFSSSSLSSSSRTPAGPPPPPPPIRNGHSAVSNSSKSILDDFESKFNFHPMEDLPPPEEYRHFNKVYPSKSGKGILRGAPPAPPVGR, encoded by the exons ATGCCcattcctccccctcctccgcctcctccggGACCCCCGCCTCCTCCAACCTTCCATGAG TCCAACACCACTCCTCCCAAGCTGAGTTCATCAGAGACGAAAGGCAGGGGGGCTCTGCTGTCTGACATCCACAAGGGCGCCAGACTGAGGAAAGTGGGCGTTGTCAATGACCGCAGCTCCCCCATTATCGAGA aatctggaggaggaggaagtggtCCTATGGGAatggggggcctcttccaaggagGTATGCCAAAGCTGCGACCACATGGAG ATGGTTCATCGGGCGGCTCAGTGGGCAGGTCTGCCCTGAGGCCGCCGGGGTCCCGGTCACCGGCCCCCCGCCCTCCGTCGGGCCGCTCAGCGTCACCGTCTCCCCCAGAGCATCAGCGCTCCCATCGACCCTCCCTGCCCGACATCACTCGCCCCCCCAACACCAGCAGCTCCTCCTCGGGCGGCGGCATGAAGCACAGCACATCTGCTCCGCCCCCCCCGCCGCCCTTCAACCGGGGCGGCCGCGGCAACGCCCCGCCCACCCCCAACCTGAAGGTGTCGGCGGCCTCGTCCTCTGCGCAGAAGCCCCTGCCGCCTACGCCCAGCCGAGGCCTTGCTCCTTCCAACGCCCTCAAGAACGCCCTGGCTTCAAGCCGGCCCCCCACTAGTGGTTCTTCGGCGCCGCCCCCTCCACCGCCCTACAGGATGCAAACGTCGCTCTCCAACGGGCCGGCCCAGACCGACGGGGGGGGTGCCCCGGAGCTGCCGCAGAGGCACAACTCGCTGACCAAGAAGCACACGGCACAGGGGCGCAACCATGCCCCTCCCCCACCGCCATCCCCGTCGCCATCCCAGCAGGTTAGCCGACCGCCGCCCCCTGCTAGGGAGCCACCAGGACGCAGAGcag CCCCCCAGGCACCCCTTTCCGCCGCCCGCAACGGCAATCGCGACGCCCCTCCACTGCCGCCACCGTACCGTGGCCACAGCTCAGCCCCGTCGGAGCCCCCGGGCCGGGGGGTTAGACCGCCGCATCCGCCCTCcttctcatcctcctccttGTCCTCATCCTCCCGCACCCCCGCTGGacccccgccgccgcccccaCCCATCCGAAACGGGCACTCCGCTGTCTCCAACTCTTCCAAGTCCATCTTGG ATGATTTTGAATCAAAGTTCAACTTCCACCCCATGGAGGACCTTCCGCCTCCAGAGGAGTATCGCCATTTCAACAAGGTCTACCCCAGCAAGAGCGGCAAGG gCATTTTGCGAGGAGCTCCCCCTGCCCCTCCAGTGGGAAGGTGA